From the Nitrospirota bacterium genome, the window TGAACGGAATTACCGGAACCCAGTTGTATATCGTGCACAATCAGTCAAGGAACTTCGTCTTTGAGGTCTTTTCCCAGCTCAATGCGCGTGAACAGGAGATTATCATCTCGGGGGGATTGCTGCCGAACACGAAGAAGCGTCTTGAATAATGCAGGCTGTCGAGGGGATGACATGTCTCCTGTTTCATTTGCTGGAAAAATGCCTCTGTTCCGAAGCAGTTCGCATGATACTGTTTGACAAGTTTGTACCGAAAAAGGTAAATTAAAAATCTAATCCGGGCCGCTAGCTCAGTTGGTAGAGCAACGCCCTTTTAAGGCGTGGGTCGTTGGTTCGAATCCAACGCGGCTCACCAATCGCGTCCCTATCGTCTAGCCCGGCCTAGGACATCGCCCTTTCAAGGCGGTAACACGGGTTCGAATCCCGTTGGGGACGCCAATACCAAAATCAACTCCCTTTGGCAATCATGTCAAAGGGTTTTTTTATTTGCGGGATGCCTTATGACACTTGAAAAGGGTTTCTTACAGGAGCTCATAATTAAGCATCATAGAACAAGGCTGTGATTGTTTTTTCAGGGAATGAACATGCCCTCGGAGCTAACCGGGATGCAGCCTGCACCTACAAGGGCGCAAAAATTACGTAAGATGAAAAGTGATGGTTAACAGGAGAATTGTCTAATGGTCCATCTGATCCGTCGGGGCAATCACCTTTGCTAAAACCAAATCAGCTTAATCCCGATCGGCTGTCGAGCCGCTTTAAGAGTAACCGAATTGATATATGTCATTAGCACGGAACCTCTTATCAAAGGGTACAAATTCGTTATAACGACTATCAAGAAATGCGCCCATGATTCTAAGCTTTGTGAGATAAGGTGCCTTTCGGCCCCACTCCGCTTTCTGTCCGGAGGCTATCTCCCACCTCCCATTTATGATCTCCGCGATCTGTGAATGGCCAGATAGCCCTGAACTCCATTCACCTTTACACGAAGGGCATTCTAAATCAATCTCTTTGCCATGTTCAGTAAGCCAGGCTTTAGCAGAGAGAGTAGAAAGTGATTCCCGAATAAAATCGACGCTGAGGACCGATGCTGTAGATGGTGCGCTCTCAAGAATGGGCGGCAATATAGTTTTCATGAATAACGCATTTGCTTGAAGACCAGCCCACGGGGATCGAAAATACTGTGCTCGATATCCAGTAGCTGAATTAAAAAATTGATCGAACAAGGTTCTTCCTATTTCCACAGTATATACTGGCCTCTGAAAATCAGTGCCCTCGATCCTATTAGTGTGACAGCAGAGCACAGCGAGGTTCTTTGCTATTGTTATCGCAATGTCTTCGAAGGAGATGGAATCTTTAAGCTTGGGAAGGCGTTCCTGAGCATCCATCTGTAGTTTTAGTGTCCAAGTTATGTCATGCATTGGTATTTATTTTTTCATAATGTTAGCGTCGGATACTCATAGCAATATGCTCCATTATAGCAGGAAGCGATGCTTGAGGACTTCAGGAAGGACAATTGCCTCACCTTAAAAAAAGGAACACATCGAAAATAAGTTTGGATCTTCTTCTTATTTTATACAGATATTGATTAAATTCTGTATAATATATTATGAAATTTGAGTGGGATTCTCGAAAAAGTAGTGCCAACATGGATAAACACGGAATTGATTTCGAATCTGCCAAGGCACTCTGGCTTGACGAAAATAGAATCGAAATCGAAGCGCCATACCCTATCGAAGAAAGAAGAATCCTTATTGCACATTTACAGGGAATGTTTTGGACTGCTGCATATACTATTCGGGAAGAGTCTACCATAAGACTTATTTCTGTGAGACGGTCAAGGGGGAAGGAGGTTAAATTATATGAAAAAGAAAAAATTGGCTAAGAATATAAGGGAGTTCGACCAGCGTTTTGACGCGGGAGAAGATATCCATGATTTGATTGATATGAAGAAGTCAAAGATAATACATCATGGGAAAAAGGTGCGTCTAACAATCGATGTAGCTGAGTCCCTGGTGAATGAACTTGACGAAATACGTCGGAAGATCGGAGTAGACAGAGGTGCCTTAATAAAAGTTTGGCTTCATGAAAGAGTGAGGCAAGAAAAGGGAACGAGGAAAGCCAGTTAATCAGTTTATTTACAAAAGAACTACGCGGCCTTATGGTGTATACAATCGGCGCGCACTTCAGGAAGACATTGAGGCAAGTTTTTAATGCCGGTGACACTCCGTTCCTCTTTGAAAAACTCTTTCGAGACGGACATTATAAAATTGGCCTTGCCATTTTCCACCACAATTACTTTTCTCATAATACTTCTGTAGTGGAAAATAGTAGTCAAGCTGCCTTCTGCATCAACCAGGTTCGAAAATCATAAATAAAGGGACGCCAATTTTTTCTTCAATTGACTTCACCGTCTGCCTTTGGTAACGTATTTCCCGTCATGAAAATGCTGACGGTTGCAGTATTGTCTCTTCTGCTCATTGTATCCCTCTCTTTGCCAGCAGGCGCCTTTGACGGTCCTCTGCAGGTCAGAAACCAGTTTCCGCTCTTTCTTCATTTGAATGCTCCCTCTCCGGAATCTGCAGCTATGGGAGATACTCTGTCTGCAAGTCTTTCACATTCGAGCGTCCATCTCGTGAGGAATTCACCCGGGTGGACTGCGGGTCTTGACATGGAAATAACGGAAATAACTTTCAGGTTCAGAAAGACTGTCAGAGATTTTATCGAACTCGGGATCGACCTTCCGCTGCTGAGTTTCAGTTCCGGGTTCATGGACGGCTTTCTCAAAGATTATCATGATACATTCGGCTTCCCGGATT encodes:
- a CDS encoding BrnT family toxin, with the translated sequence MKFEWDSRKSSANMDKHGIDFESAKALWLDENRIEIEAPYPIEERRILIAHLQGMFWTAAYTIREESTIRLISVRRSRGKEVKLYEKEKIG
- a CDS encoding CopG family transcriptional regulator, which encodes MKKKKLAKNIREFDQRFDAGEDIHDLIDMKKSKIIHHGKKVRLTIDVAESLVNELDEIRRKIGVDRGALIKVWLHERVRQEKGTRKAS